Proteins found in one Aspergillus puulaauensis MK2 DNA, chromosome 8, nearly complete sequence genomic segment:
- a CDS encoding putative C6 transcription factor (COG:K;~EggNog:ENOG410Q2BJ;~InterPro:IPR036864,IPR007219,IPR001138;~PFAM:PF00172,PF04082;~TransMembrane:1 (o673-695i);~go_function: GO:0000981 - DNA-binding transcription factor activity, RNA polymerase II-specific [Evidence IEA];~go_function: GO:0003677 - DNA binding [Evidence IEA];~go_function: GO:0008270 - zinc ion binding [Evidence IEA];~go_process: GO:0006351 - transcription, DNA-templated [Evidence IEA];~go_process: GO:0006355 - regulation of transcription, DNA-templated [Evidence IEA]), with amino-acid sequence MSDSFPFSPYDPSSQYPENEPVFGTATPGFPQPSFSSQVPSEVTSIQAEISTTVATVVAPEHSLNSKVPIPRSVSSTAVPNRGRVSRACENCRDQKVKCSGQRPTCQRCQESGVQCSYGDRKREKLARRLSDLTARVESFETLLQNIYPNLDSLSTQYVEQILNDQYDNDQPPSHLPSDLPSPLFTTDSGSPIGAIDFTNEDFNRDEKIQAMGFVGEHSEIAWMYRLKKILHRVHQGQLGKSLDRDYVTTANYFIDDTEVTVLDDVDLSQRPLPAVADRLIESYFHTVHPCFPIVNKVTFLGQYKSFYSAPSVRPGKRWLAILNLIFAIATKYGNGSLGDPETDADHHTIYFSRAWKLSMGDVALLDHPNLQQVQVEGLSAFYLMAVGQANRSWRLSGISIESAVTMGLNLRNESSIISYSSRETRYRVWWSVYVLHVLLCVMTGRLPSSTEDSCTTPLPVPFTEKDFSRGEIEKLIEDHEARTIFIRNLVSRSSAQSAESALIPETAMRPSPGPDKHSDRIASSAVQILTSTTPNISLHFLYLVELGLLMRRSIDALYAPRAGRKSWRSIEMVISALNSRADSWLSKLPAELHFTQGSPACERERLSLAFSFYSTKILITQPCLSRILQQASWDSQIEGFCATMASMCIDMACQMLELLPNSPDLGWIYRLSPWWCIVHYLMQGATVLLISLFIEEKSNTTQHPRTISNVSKVAAWLSSLATKDPSAQRAWTAFQDLLSHREIEIAMEPQN; translated from the exons ATGAGTGATTCCTTCCCTTTTTCACCTTACGACCCCTCATCGCAGTACCCAGAAAATGAACCAGTTTTTGGCACGGCGACGCCTGGTTTCCCACAGCCTTCGTTTTCATCACAAGTTCCGTCCGAAGTAACATCCATCCAGGCCGAAATCTCTACAACTGTTGCCACTGTCGTTGCTCCAGAACATTCTTTGAACAGCAAAGTTCCGATCCCACGGTCAGTGAGTTCAACCGCGGTGCCGAATCGAGGTCGAGTTAGTCGGGCGTGCGAAAATTGTCGTGATCAAAAAGTGAAATGCAGCGGGCAACGCCCAACTTGCCAACGATGTCAGGAATCAGGGGTTCAATGCTCATACGGTGATCGAAAACGGGAGAAATTAGCTAG GCGACTGAGTGACCTTACGGCGCGGGTTGAATCATTCGAAACTCTGCTGCAAAACATTTATCCAAATCTGGATTCCCTATCCACCCAGTACGTGGAACAGATTTTGAACGAT CAATACGACAACGATCAACCGCCGAGTCATTTACCTTCGGATCTCCCGTCTCCTCTGTTTACCACCGATTCAGGGTCCCCAATAGGCGCAATCGACTTCACAAATGAAGACTTCAACCGCGATGAGAAGATACAGGCTATGGGATTTGTTGGCGAACATTCGGAGATTGCGTGGATGTATAGACTGAAAAAGATCCTCCACCGTGTTCACCAAGGTCAATTGGGCAAGAGTCTTGATCGCGACTATGTCACTACTGCGAATTACTTCATCGACGACACTGAAGTAACTGTCTTGGACGACGTTGACCTGTCTCAGCGGCCGCTTCCTGCGGTTGCAGATCGATTAATTGAAAGCTATTTTCACACCGTGCACCCTTGTTTTCCAATTGTCAACAAGGTTACATTCCTAGGCCAATACAAGTCTTTCTATTCCGCTCCTTCTGTCCGACCTGGAAAGCGATGGTTAGCAATTCTTAATCTGATATTCGCCATTGCTACGAAGTACGGTAATGGTTCATTGGGGGACCCTGAGACCGACGCAGATCACCATACAATATATTTTTCTCGGGCGTGGAAGCTCAGCATGGGTGATGTTGCGTTGTTGGACCATCCGAATCTTCAACAAGTACAGGTTGAAGGTCTTAGCGCTTTCTATCTTATGGCAGTGGGCCAGGCTAACAG ATCCTGGAGGCTTTCAGGTATCTCGATTGAGTCGGCCGTTACGATGGGGTTGAATCTTCGCAACGAGAGCAGCATTATATCATACAGTTCGAGAGAGACTCGCTACAGGGTCTGGTGGTCTGTGTACGTACTGCATGTATTGCTATGTGTGATGACTGGGCGTCTTCCTAGCAGCACAGAAGATTCCTGTACAACCCCTCTTCCGGTACCATTCACCGAAAAGGATTTTTCGCGGGgtgagattgagaagctgaTTGAAGACCATGAGGCACGCACGATTTTTATTCGGAACCTGGTCTCTCGTTCCTCCGCACAGTCAGCAGAAAGTGCCTTGATACCGGAAACTGCCATGCGTCCTTCTCCGGGCCCTGATAAGCACAGCGACCGAATAGCTTCTTCCGCTGTCCAAATCCTTACATCCACAACGCCGAACATTTCTCTACATTTTCTCTATCTCGTTGAACTGGGGTTACTCATGCGACGGTCCATCGACGCGTTATATGCCCCTAGGGCAGGGCGAAAGTCGTGGCGCTCTATTGAAATGGTCATCTCGGCGTTGAACAGTAGGGCGGATAGTTGGCTCTCCAAACTCCCAGCTGAACTACATTTTACGCAAGGATCACCGGCTTGCGAAAGGGAAAGACTCAGTCTTGCGTTTTCCTTCTATAGCACCAAGATACTCATCACTCAACCCTGTCTTAGCCGCATCCTTCAGCAGGCTTCCTGGGATAGTCAAATTGAGGGTTTTTGTGCCACAATGGCTTCAATGTGCATCGACATGGCTTGCCAGATGTTGGAGTTACTGCCCAATTCTCCAGACCTCGGGTGGATTTATCGTTTGTCGCCTTGGTGGTGTATCGTGCATTATCTCATGCAGGGCGCCACCGTCCTCTTGATCAGTCTCTTCATCGAAGAGAAATCAAACACGACTCAACATCCGAGAACTATTAGCAATGTTTCCAAGGTGGCTGCCTGGCTTTCTTCGTTGGCCACGAAGGATCCATCAGCGCAACGAGCTTGGACAGCGTTTCAAGACCTGCTATCACACCGCGAAATCGAGATTGCGATGGAGCCCCAAAACTAA
- the iml1 gene encoding GTPase-activating protein IML1 (BUSCO:EOG092604I8;~COG:T;~EggNog:ENOG410PI1E;~InterPro:IPR036388,IPR036390,IPR000591,IPR027244;~PFAM:PF00610,PF12257;~go_function: GO:0005096 - GTPase activator activity [Evidence IEA];~go_process: GO:0035556 - intracellular signal transduction [Evidence IEA]): MSMRGSMRRSHLRQVSAASLDSVSTSRSVDTHTTQHDALSDHPSSPDGKTTFGFPSTGLDRRKCSLWVHDETFSKEEILFNQAAFTDTGVRDGDVIEILSTWSLPDAPQTVKPDLRSRSLRDGRHVDSSSSPRSQSMSKFKTPLQTRCLFVAKPLPQEIKSRHPKLELSVTSSVANIFGFKNRSSVFISIVEQVQCAASHVDISFRDQFLVRSDMWRLVMSELAGKIIYKGQKIVFMGHIKATVKNIFIRGKKVLSGFFSPQTIPVFRSEAAKYVLFIQMSREMWDFDSEGTGDILFSRVINGFLPELFKRWANADARHLVTIVLFTRVEYDASTTGLSTSLNSQSLKNTLSPNHVPTRDFYRVVVNDMASGHWTTILDELKKDFRTFLRDVSILKMPEDPVTPSTGAHATPHATIGGCPSTALRGNILEAVHLASSHLAFDHIDRDMIHTGTSIIVITPGSGVFEVSYESLTSTTEALTNRGIAIDLVCLSPMPLHSVPLFKYREPDRGRLNSSYGDIQSGGYSPEMRHSFASLTNRTAHFSPKSTISSTPPASSHRAPWHRAHDWSYGIPHWLDISYWNPETYRASRRILKKDPNAPIPFTVTKKSKVFTPRVRMYEIQMGGVMESEQSNISIPYLSEGHGTSRGLDPASLAPSRSSFRRNSLFKNQLSDSLRPDPFLQHMGASKEMTLAKSQKASANAAWMDNYDDIVFRPFTRRNHRRRHGKPKRLSEPEVQASSTHERLSARSVTHLREQEVNPNEWPRKEATPKPPGNKAVSPRKPALKASSKQKTPRISRTISFALRGLGVAPPRAQASTAEVNVEHATGMPTSNTKKGSGALKESKSMESLSASDSASTATVVESSPAPSTPPKPRKSPTITPSRPISIKVPAKAPAEDAGQPTRSVTESFSTTGPEHPLNDKPGEPQTKKTIPRFELTPSAGLREPSAKPSQSRLLSPWVRSVNPCNTPREVSRDTSWFGRWQHAYPRPPHVAVVKWKSLKSPAVLPLTTEEFPTASDLASDYLQTPYRVFPNDDAEGIDAPKTTGVLLREMISLRLSHGFQIVIGERVVEASGRYTLKSPNVFDTQTLERDGTTVFLSKGHSIHRLVCTGGNEIEVTRFLHRSLSDLAPEKKSGLDDTYSAAMRTILSREYDVKHMKLRPSTEEYNWNYADNYVAGHRDYLFNPAQKLHFWRVRYVLIPVRLHMHSRWHMQPINQDNEEEIHLLGINQLTLTWQRHKYVPPEEKRIETSNKHREQNPLNIMYQTRNPSEVVAAELNLLADPGLDSFPAQLLPESELLERSNISLASLAQIIQGDKGVRMMDRRWHWRLHYNCFIGSELTTWLCQNFRDIDSREEAVDFGNKLWDRGLFQHVEKRHNFRDGNYFYQISSEYRVSRPESRNSWFPQIRPDKSTPSTPATADNWKDSPMSAHSRNASLDQAAPQTPNTPTKSKNKASVMLSKTLKYDVDPRKRSNRPEVIDLHYDRLHNPDNCFHIELSWMNTTPKLIEDTVQSWAATAEKFGLKLVQVPIAEASAIDQTQPFRRPYRVKLKVPPPKGPRSAVFSTASFTQQVSPDAYYFQKLILKKFDFVLDFEARSDFPPDVDVGYSWGRPDYRYSQYIHQSGSLLVQITDEGDFLVLANRLVSTRTVANSRDIPRHDRPEQYRARAGTYDPMDRLSPRLSPLVRPIHDIAGSMSPLSHSGFDSANLYRAPENVLHGFEEFCNDPIRLGQLYSESFVYPASAKAAPTTTSLIDASIPSLELPAPVINHHISPPPGTPSRPNTGTRSENLPLLDPRSRQRDDSSITKGSPRSGGLRPLNLSGA, encoded by the coding sequence ATGTCTATGCGGGGGTCCATGAGGCGTTCGCACCTGAGACAGGTCAGCGCAGCCAGTCTGGACTCGGTCTCCACGTCCCGCTCCGTCGACACTCACACAACCCAACATGACGCTCTCAGCGACCATCCGTCCAGTCCAGACGGCAAGACCACCTTCGGGTTCCCATCTACGGGGCTAGACCGGCGGAAGTGCTCACTCTGGGTCCACGATGAGACATTCTCCAAGGAGGAGATCTTGTTCAACCAGGCCGCGTTCACAGATACAGGCGTGCGTGATGGCGATGTCATTGAGATCCTATCGACCTGGTCTCTCCCGGACGCGCCGCAGACCGTAAAGCCTGATTTACGGTCGAGGTCGCTACGCGATGGCAGGCATGTTGACTCCAGTTCGTCGCCGCGGTCCCAGTCGATGTCGAAGTTCAAGACGCCGCTTCAGACTCGCTGTTTGTTTGTGGCTAAGCCGCTGCCGCAGGAGATTAAAAGTCGGCATCCAAAGCTCGAGTTGTCCGTTACTAGCAGTGTTGCCAATATATTTGGCTTCAAGAATAGAAGCTCGGTGTTTATTTCTATTGTTGAGCAGGTGCAATGTGCGGCGTCTCATGTGGACATATCTTTCCGTGACCAGTTTCTGGTCCGCTCTGACATGTGGAGGCTGGTTATGTCGGAGCTGGCTGGGAAGATCATCTATAAGGGTCAGAAGATCGTGTTCATGGGCCACATCAAGGCTACTGTCAAGAACATTTTTATCCGAGGGAAAAAGGTTCTTTCGGGATTCTTCTCCCCGCAGACCATACCTGTGTTTCGTAGCGAGGCTGCGAAGTACGTCTTGTTCATTCAAATGTCGAGGGAAATGTGGGACTTTGACTCTGAAGGGACGGGGGATATCCTCTTCAGCAGGGTTATCAATGGGTTTTTGCCGGAATTGTTCAAACGATGGGCAAATGCGGATGCGCGGCACCTGGTCACTATTGTCCTATTCACTCGGGTTGAGTATGATGCTTCGACTACGGGACTTTCAACTTCCCTTAATTCGCAGAGTCTGAAGAATACCTTGAGCCCCAACCATGTCCCGACTCGGGACTTCTACCGCGTTGTCGTCAACGATATGGCCAGTGGCCATTGGACGACTATCCTTGACGAGTTGAAAAAGGATTTCAGGACGTTTCTAAGGGACGTATCGATTTTGAAAATGCCAGAGGATCCAGTTACACCTTCCACGGGTGCTCATGCCACTCCACATGCGACCATTGGAGGGTGTCCCAGCACCGCACTGCGCGGCAATATCCTAGAAGCGGTCCACCTTGCTTCTTCGCATTTGGCATTTGACCACATCGATCGTGATATGATTCATACTGGAACATCTATCATTGTTATAACCCCAGGTAGTGGCGTCTTCGAGGTGTCTTATGAGTCTTTAACCTCTACTACCGAAGCACTCACGAATCGGGGGATTGCAATCGATTTGGTCTGTCTTAGCCCGATGCCACTTCACTCCGTGCCCCTATTCAAATACCGCGAGCCGGATCGTGGACGTCTCAATTCTTCCTACGGTGACATTCAAAGTGGTGGTTATTCACCAGAAATGCGCCACTCTTTCGCAAGCCTGACCAACCGAACTGCCCATTTCTCCCCGAAGTCGACCATTTCAAGTACCCCTCCAGCAAGTAGCCATCGCGCTCCCTGGCACCGTGCGCATGACTGGAGTTACGGCATCCCGCACTGGCTTGATATCTCGTACTGGAACCCTGAGACATATAGAGCGTCACGGCGGATACTGAAGAAGGACCCGAACGCTCCTATTCCTTTTACCGTGACTAAAAAATCGAAGGTTTTCACACCTCGAGTGCGCATGTACGAGATACAAATGGGTGGAGTCATGGAAAGTGAACAATCGAATATCTCTATCCCCTATCTCTCTGAAGGTCATGGTACTTCTAGAGGTCTAGACCCAGCCTCCCTCGCACCGTCTAGGTCCTCGTTTAGACGAAACTCCCTGTTCAAGAATCAGTTGAGTGATAGTTTACGACCAGATCCCTTCTTGCAGCATATGGGAGCCTCAAAGGAAATGACGCTTGCCAAGTCGCAAAAGGCGTCTGCAAATGCAGCCTGGATGGACAACTATGATGATATAGTATTCCGACCGTTCACACGACGGAACCACCGCCGCAGGCACGGTAAGCCGAAGCGCCTGAGTGAGCCCGAGGTTCAGGCCTCTAGTACACACGAGCGGCTCTCTGCAAGGTCGGTAACGCATCTAAGGGAACAAGAAGTGAACCCGAACGAATGGCCACGGAAAGAGGCAACTCCGAAGCCGCCTGGAAACAAGGCTGTTTCGCCTAGGAAGCCGGCTCTAAAGGCATCCTCGAAACAAAAAACGCCGCGAATCTCGCGCACAATCAGCTTTGCTCTCAGAGGGCTAGGAGTTGCTCCACCCAGAGCTCAGGCAAGCACAGCAGAAGTCAATGTGGAACACGCTACGGGCATGCCAACCTCAAATACAAAGAAGGGTTCAGGGGCGCTCAAGGAATCGAAGAGCATGGAGTCTTTAAGCGCCTCCGATTCTGCATCAACAGCAACCGTCGTTGAGTCCTCGCCTGCTCCAAGCACCCCTCCGAAGCCGCGAAAAAGCCCCACTATCACACCTTCGAGGCCGATATCGATCAAGGTCCCGGCGAAGGCACCCGCTGAGGACGCGGGGCAGCCAACGCGCTCCGTGACCGAGTCATTCTCAACTACTGGCCCAGAGCATCCTTTGAATGACAAACCTGGCGAGCCTCAGACTAAAAAGACAATTCCTAGATTTGAATTGACACCAAGCGCTGGCTTACGAGAGCCATCTGCCAAACCCTCCCAAAGCAGGCTGCTTTCTCCTTGGGTCCGTTCCGTGAACCCATGTAATACTCCTAGAGAGGTTTCGCGGGATACCAGCTGGTTCGGTCGCTGGCAGCATGCCTATCCCAGGCCACCTCATGTCGCTGTTGTCAAGTGGAAGAGCTTGAAGTCACCTGCTGTTTTGCCTTTGACCACAGAGGAGTTTCCCACCGCAAGTGATCTTGCGTCTGATTATTTGCAAACTCCTTATAGAGTCTTCCCGAATGATGATGCGGAGGGCATAGACGCACCGAAAACTACGGGCGTATTACTGCGGGAAATGATTTCCCTGCGTCTTTCTCATGGGTTCCAGATCGTTATAGGGGAAAGAGTAGTTGAGGCATCGGGACGGTACACTCTCAAATCGCCAAATGTCTTCGATACCCAAACCCTAGAAAGGGATGGCACGACTGTATTCCTTTCAAAGGGCCATTCTATCCATCGTCTTGTTTGCACTGGAGGGAATGAGATTGAGGTCACCCGATTTCTACATAGGAGCCTTTCGGACCTAGCACCTGAAAAGAAGAGCGGGCTTGACGATACGTATTCCGCAGCGATGCGGACAATCCTAAGTCGCGAGTACGATGTGAAGCACATGAAGCTTCGTCCGTCAACTGAAGAGTACAACTGGAACTACGCTGATAATTACGTTGCTGGCCATCGAGACTATCTATTCAACCCGGCGCAGAAACTCCATTTCTGGCGTGTCCGATATGTCCTGATTCCAGTGCGCCTACATATGCATTCCCGATGGCACATGCAGCCTATAAATCAGGATAACGAAGAGGAAATCCATTTGCTCGGTATCAATCAGCTCACCCTAACTTGGCAGCGGCATAAATACGTCCCCCCAGAGGAGAAAAGAATCGAAACGTCCAACAAGCACAGAGAGCAAAACCCGCTGAATATCATGTACCAAACGAGGAATCCTTCGGAAGTGGTTGCCGCAGAACTGAATCTACTTGCAGACCCAGGGCTAGATAGCTTCCCAGCACAGCTGCTGCCGGAATCTGAACTGTTGGAACGCTCTAACATCAGCCTGGCATCTCTAGCTCAAATTATTCAAGGAGATAAGGGGGTGAGAATGATGGATCGCAGATGGCACTGGAGACTACATTATAACTGTTTTATTGGCTCCGAGCTCACCACGTGGCTCTGTCAAAACTTCCGAGATATTGACAGCCGTGAAGAAGCTGTCGATTTTGGGAACAAGCTGTGGGACCGTGGCCTATTCCAGCACGTGGAGAAGCGGCACAACTTCAGGGACGGTAATTACTTCTACCAAATCTCGAGCGAGTACCGCGTTTCACGTCCTGAGTCTAGGAACAGCTGGTTCCCTCAGATCAGGCCGGACAAGTCAACCCCGTCAACTCCTGCAACAGCGGATAACTGGAAGGATTCTCCTATGAGTGCTCACTCGCGGAATGCTAGCCTTGATCAAGCGGCTCCTCAAACACCGAATACTCCAACAAAGTCGAAAAATAAAGCCTCTGTTATGCTGTCAAAGACATTGAAGTACGATGTCGATCCTCGAAAGCGCTCAAATCGTCCAGAAGTTATCGATCTTCACTACGATCGGTTGCATAATCCTGATAACTGCTTCCATATTGAACTAAGCTGGATGAACACCACCCCGAAACTTATTGAGGATACAGTCCAATCTTGGGCCGCGACTGCCGAGAAATTCGGCCTCAAGCTTGTGCAGGTGCCTATCGCTGAAGCCAGTGCGATTGACCAAACGCAGCCTTTCCGCCGGCCATACAGGGTTAAACTGAAGgttcctcctcccaaggGGCCCAGATCCGCGGTTTTCAGCACAGCTTCATTTACGCAACAAGTCTCACCGGACGCCTATTATTTCCAGAAGCTCATTCTGAAGAAATTTGACTTTGTGCTAGATTTCGAAGCACGATCTGACTTCCCaccagatgttgatgttggctaCTCGTGGGGAAGACCCGACTATCGATACTCCCAGTACATCCATCAGTCAGGCAGTCTTCTCGTGCAGATAACAGACGAGGGTGACTTTCTGGTCCTAGCAAACAGACTTGTCAGCACAAGGACCGTAGCAAACAGTCGTGACATCCCCCGACATGACCGGCCCGAGCAGTACCGGGCCCGTGCAGGAACCTACGATCCGATGGATCGTCTTTCCCCACGCCTCTCCCCCCTCGTCCGCCCAATTCATGATATCGCCGGTTCAATGAGTCCGCTGAGCCACTCTGGCTTTGATTCTGCAAACCTCTACCGTGCGCCGGAGAACGTCCTGCACGGGTTTGAGGAATTCTGCAATGACCCCATTCGGTTGGGGCAGCTGTACAGCGAATCCTTTGTTTACCCAGCTTCAGCGAAGGCGGCACCTACAACGACATCGCTTATTGATGCGTCTATTCCATCTTTAGAGCTACCTGCACCTGTcatcaaccaccacatctcgccgccgccgggaACGCCGTCAAGGCCGAACACTGGAACCAGAAGCGAAAATCTGCCATTACTCGATCCTAGGAGTCGCCAGCGGGATGATAGCTCAATTACCAAGGGAAGTCCGAGGAGTGGAGGGCTGCGGCCTCTGAACTTGAGCGGGGCTTAA
- a CDS encoding putative sugar hydrolase (CAZy:GH31;~COG:G;~EggNog:ENOG410PK9U;~InterPro:IPR025887,IPR000322,IPR017853,IPR011013, IPR013780;~PFAM:PF13802,PF01055;~go_function: GO:0003824 - catalytic activity [Evidence IEA];~go_function: GO:0004553 - hydrolase activity, hydrolyzing O-glycosyl compounds [Evidence IEA];~go_function: GO:0030246 - carbohydrate binding [Evidence IEA];~go_process: GO:0005975 - carbohydrate metabolic process [Evidence IEA]), translating to MKFTEGMWLLREGIRIDWMNNVERLDLEKDTVNLLLNKFQRHRGDTLNSPTISARVTSPLEGIIGVKIVHWAGGLDNGPHYELSTTEGHTSIIYEKGKSLSYASGPLSLDINTAPNELGFVFSSTKGKLTGHSWRSIGYVGDQTTPKSRFDDGIFFERQGYMLAGLDLGVGEKLYGLGERFGPFVKNGQSVDIWNEDGGTSSELAYKNIPFYISSNGYGVFVNNPGKVSLELQSERTTRVNLSIPGEELEYFIIQGDTPKEILARYTQLTGRPSLVPAWSYNLWLTTSFTTNYDEETVTGFLDGFKDRDLPLGVFHFDCFWMKSYQWCDFEFDSEMFPDAAGYLQRLKDRGLKLSIWINPYVGQASPLFEIGKENGYFIKRTDGSVWQWDLWQAGMAVVDFTNPDASAWYCEHLTRLMEMGIDTFKTDFAERIPYKNIKYHDNSDPVKMHNYYALLYNKIVYETMTSVSGPSKSLLFARSTSVGGQKYPVHWGGDCESTYEAMAESLRGGLSLSLCGYIFWASDIGGFEGTPPPALYKRWVQFGLLSSHSRLHGSSSFRVPWIYGEDCSDVLRDCAKRKITLTPYLLAEALTGHRDGTPLMRPMFVEFPEDLNTYSLDTQYMFGSNLLVAPVFSDKGSVAFYVPRTSQDDDGSWISWFDHEKTYESGRWYTETHGFGTLPILVRPGSVTPLNPTLERPEGDALDGLEVLVNGNLGGKEVKVEIVDPENTHEVLNVLTVKYDEESGDVLATVDDDDETGVQVNLVVGH from the exons ATGAAGTTCACTGAGGGCATGTGGCTCCTGAGG GAGGGAATTCGTATAGACTGGATGAACAATGTCGAGCGGTTGGATCTTGAGAAGGATACAGTTAATCTGTTACTGAACAAATTCCAACGACACCGTGGAGATACACTGAACTCTC CTACCATCTCTGCACGCGTAACTTCTCCGCTGGAGGGTATTATCGGTGTCAAAATTGTCCACTG GGCTGGAGGACTAGACAATGGACCTCATTACGAACTGTCCACCACCGAAGGCCATACCAGCATAATATACGAAAAGGGCAAAAGTCTCAGCTACGCCAGTGGTCCTCTCAGTCTAGATATCAACACAGCCCCCAACGAATTGGGTTTTGTCTTCTCTAGCACAAAGGGAAAACTCACAGGCCACTCATGGCGCTCGATCGGATACGTAGGCGACCAAACGACCCCGAAATCCCGCTTCGACGATGGCATTTTCTTTGAGCGTCAGGGCTACATGCTTGCGGGTCTCGATCTCGGCGTCGGTGAGAAACTCTATGGACTCGGCGAGCGATTCGGCCCCTTCGTTAAGAACGGTCAGAGCGTGGATATTTGgaacgaagacggcggcACTTCATCGGAATTGGCTTATAAGAATATCCCGTTCTATATCAGCTCGAATGGCTACGGTGTTTTTGTGAATAATCCCGGCAAGGTGAGCCTGGAGCTGCAATCTGAAAGGACCACTAGGGTCAATCTCTCAATTCCTGGTGAGGAATTGGAATATTTCATTATTCAAGGAGATACGCCAAAGGAGATTCTGGCCCGGTATACGCAATTGACTGGCCGTCCTAGTTTGGTTCCTGCTTGGAGTTATAATCTGTGGCTTACTACAA GTTTCACTACAAACTACGACGAGGAAACTGTGACTGGTTTCCTGGACGGATTCAAAGACCGAGACCTCCCACTGGGGGTGTTTCACTTCGACTGCTTCTGGATGAAGTCCTACCAATGGTGTGATTTTGAATTCGACTCTGAAATGTTCCCTGACGCAGCTGGTTACCTCCAACGGCTCAAGGATCGCGGACTTAAGCTTAGTATCTGGATCAATCCGTATGTTGGGCAAGCCTCTCCTCTCTTCGAGATTGGAAAGGAGAATGGGTACTTCATCAAG AGAACCGACGGCTCAGTCTGGCAATGGGACCTCTGGCAAGCGGGCATGGCCGTCGTCGACTTCACAAACCCTGACGCCAGCGCCTGGTACTGCGAGCACCTAACGCGGTTAATGGAAATGGGTATTGACACTTTCAAAACCGACTTCGCCGAACGCATCCCATACAAGAACATCAAGTACCACGATAACTCGGACCCCGTCAAAATGCACAACTACTACGCCCTCCTCTACAACAAGATCGTCTATGAGACCATGACATCCGTCTCGGGTCCCTCAAagagcctcctcttcgcccGCTCCACCTCCGTCGGCGGCCAGAAGTACCCCGTCCACTGGGGTGGTGACTGCGAGTCAACCTACGAAGCCATGGCCGAGTCGCTGCGTGGTggtctctccctctctctgTGCGGGTATATCTTCTGGGCGTCAGACATAGGCGGGTTCGAGGGAACCCCACCGCCAGCACTGTATAAGCGCTGGGTCCAGTTCGGGCTTCTGTCCTCGCATTCCCGCCTCCATGGAAGCTCTTCGTTCCGAGTCCCCTGGATCTACGGCGAGGATTGCTCTGATGTGCTCCGGGACTGCGCGAAGCGCAAAATCACACTCACACCGTACCTCCTCGCTGAGGCTTTAACTGGGCACAGGGACGGGACACCGTTGATGCGCCCTATGTTTGTTGAGTTTCCGGAGGATTTGAATACGTATTCGCTGGACACGCAGTATATGTTTGGGAGCAATTTGCTCGTTGCGCCTGTGTTTTCGGACAAAGGGTCCGTGGCTTTCTATGTGCCCAGGACATCTCAAGACGATGATGGGAGCTGGATCTCTTGGTTTGATCATGAGAAGACATACGAGTCCGGCCGCTGGTATACGGAGACGCATGGGTTTGGCACATTGCCGATACTTGTCCGGCCCGGGTCGGTGACACCGTTGAATCCGACGCTGGAACGGCCCGAGGGCGATGCGCTCGATGGATTGGAGGTTTTGGTTAATGGGAATTTGGGTGGGAAAGAGGTCAAGGTTGAGATCGTTGACCCGGAGAATACGCATGAGGTGTTGAATGTTCTGACGGTTAAGTATGATGAAGAGAGTGGCGATGTTTTAGCtactgttgatgatgatgatgagacaGGCGTCCAGGTAAATTTGGTTGTTGGACACTAA